The DNA window TCTATCTATTTGGGTtatcatccaaattattttttgatagaCTATCTAATTGTTGAAAAAATGTTGAACCTTCAATGATAGTAATTGTATGATGCGTATCATTTATAGAGATGAGATTTGTTGTTCTAAAATTTATGTTCCACTTTGTACTACCTTCACAAAATATGTgggtttttttttctctttcttccttattttttacttattttttaaaataattaatttttgtgaatGTGGTACATAATAGAACCTATCATTTGAAACAACATATTTAAACTttcatttataatgttattattatgatgtttttaaAACTCGTTCTAGAAATCCAGCAGAATCTGTCGAAgagttaataatttttcttgagGTCTTACGAGCTCAATAACTTATtggataacttattttatttttttattttctcctaTCATATTTTGTCATtgtacttaaaatatttttaatataaataaactattttttaaaaattaaaaatatatattataataaaattcaagTTCATCActtcattttaatgaaaattataaaattatattatataaaaaatacaaaattattaaatatacataataaacttatttaaaggtTAACCGgccattaaaataaaaaataaaaataaaaatattatttgtgagTTGTAATTgtgaaaatattaatagtaaaaattaaaagtatattgtatttcaaaaaatatgtaCTTTTATTGAAACACTATTTATGTTGTTTAGTTTAGTTGTAACTTTTGCTCCATCAACAAGTGATTGATctctttgatttttattaataaaaggttcatttcatttctttttatttaaagaaaaagaaaagtttaACTAAGATTAGTTAGAGTTTACCTAAGTGGCTAAGTTATGCCTATGGGATAAGATTAAACTCATACATACAATATAATAAACACATTATTAACATATGAAGAAAGTCAAGTTTGAGTTGCCAATCCCCAACACCCCTAGCTAGCTACttgtaaaaaacaaaatataatattcacaTGTTACTCATTGGATCTTGAGCTTATTAATATCCAACCActcataatgtatatataatttatttcattttgagtatgttaatatttcattattactTTTAATCATCAACCGAGTTGAATGGATCCAATATTTGAATAAACGTAAGTGATTATTAAATCAACAACTTGTGAGATGATTTTGAAACTAACCTAGATTGTTTTGGACAATATTTTTGTTAACCCactaaaagaaatataatagaGAGGCAACAAAAATCCACCCCCAAATCCTGGAAGAAAATTTGTATTATCAacaaacatacaaaaaaaaaaacgacTCATTTCGATTCGCACTGACCAATATTACTAGAGTTAATGATTCGAACAAAACCATGGTGATTCATAATAAACAGTTTCCAAGAGGATAATATGTTGTTGTAGAAAAACTCAGAAGTACATTACACAACAGcacctaaaataataataagcttACTAACAATGATGTTTTACCTGTACAAAATTATTCAGTTGATGATAGTCAACTCTATAGTTCACTTGAGTAGAGACACTCGTCGACAAGTTGGCGAAGGTTTGGATTCTCCAATGCAGCCACAACTCGTTCTTTGTCATTCAACTGTTTATTAACTGCAAtcaatgtcaaaatatgttatcATCTTATGAAAACTTCAATTGTTTCAATAttgttttttgaaataaattcaaaatatcacTTGCTTTCAATCAAGATGCTTTCAGTAACATTCCAATTTGAAACACTTTTATACTTGataattattcaaacatatGAATCTAAGATGATCATCAATTTAAATTCCAAATTGCAATAATTCAATTTGGTTTTCCAGGACAACTTTCGGGTAGAGAGTTTGAGATTTCAATTCAcaataattcaattcaaattgtTGTTACCTGATTCTTCATCAGCATGAGATCCAGGTGCCACTTTAATGTCAAGCTGCAAAAAATTGAATGCTGAACACATCAATCCAAAGGTATCATATAATGAATGCAGATGTAAAACTGTGGAAAATGAGCTATGGTTGATGATGTTCAATGCTCACAATCAATCTGTCAAATATGAACAAATCAAGTATATGGGCTAAATCTATCAAATACGCAATCTTGTTCTTGGTAGagtcaatcaatcaatcaatcaatccaTTTAGGTTAATTGTAAGAGGAGATTTACCTTGAAATGAGGTGGAAAACACTCCATCAGTTTAACCCTCAAGCATAATCCAATAACAGTTGCCATGCTACAGTGCTGGATGGTGGGAGTGAAGGTTATCCTGTAAATGAGAAACTTCATTACCacataaaaattcaaaacagTATATTCATCAATGAAATGTTATCTGATCCAATCCTCCTTCAACATTCTTCCAAAATCCTACCAGATTATGAGATAATCATATGTCCTTTCTGGCTAGCTGTGGATTCATGTTAGTAAATATTGAGAATGAATAGAGAGTTAATTTCACACATACAGAATGCGGCCAAGCTTCTCGTCAACAGTAACAGACTCCTCAGAAAGGACACTGAGTTGTTCTAATGAATATGGATGCTCCGGATCTCTTATATCCCTCACGTAATGTATCTATTAAAGTCAAAGATTACAGTTCCAGAGAAATAGACACTCAAAAGCATCGCTACTAACACAAATCAGTaaaatcaaaacatgattaaCATTTTGAACCCTAGCTATACATTAAGTAAACCTGCAATAAGCTGATCAGGTGATGGATCCAGTCGTTACTTTTATTGAACTGATCAAAGCTAATTCATGTGATTCAATCGTTGATTTTACTCATCGATGACATTTGAAAGCATCTGGACTAGAAACTAGTATAGATGAACCAGATAACATCACTTCGTAGCAACTGAACCagaaaataacatatatatatatatatatataatatataacagaGATACTACAGGGAATGATAAGAAGCAGGAGATGAAGAAACAAGATGAAAGGATATCATAAATTTCCAGAGGATCAACGGAATCATCAAAATGAAGATCCTCATTCCGAGCGATTCTTTCCTTCTTGGCATGAACCACGGGATTCGCGTTGATCAGGCCCAAGGTcatccttccttccttcctctACACCGAGCTTGGCTCGGTGCTTGATTTTCAGcgaaggagagagagagagagagagaaatcaaaAAGTGAATTGGACTGGTTaggcgaagaagaagaagaaggaattcAGGCCTCTGTTCTTGTTTGGTTAGTTTTGTCACTCAGCACTCTCTCACAGGTCACGTGCCATATCACCATTTTAAGAACAGAATAGATGCCTATGCCTTTCACGGGAACTACCTTTatttaagggtttgtttgatatagggtttctaaataaattagtttttaatatatattattttaactcatttataatttaatatttctttttttgtttaataaaaaaagtttaattttaaataatgaggAGTGATAAAGAAGAGATGAGAAAATAAATGATGCGTTATCATATCCCATCATTGTAAAAAAAGAATAAGTGTAAGAAGAaggatgataaaaaaaatttaattttttaaccaagcatcttatcatttttattcaatatttatattaatattttttagttgatataggaataattaatatttttttctacaaCGTTTCATTTCTTATTGCTACTTAAATTATATAGTTtcactaattttaaaaattaaaaaccttatttaaatatatt is part of the Impatiens glandulifera chromosome 1, dImpGla2.1, whole genome shotgun sequence genome and encodes:
- the LOC124921348 gene encoding protein AE7-like 1 isoform X2, which gives rise to MPRRKESLGMRIFILMIPLILWKFMVRDIRDPEHPYSLEQLSVLSEESVTVDEKLGRILITFTPTIQHCSMATVIGLCLRVKLMECFPPHFKLDIKVAPGSHADEESVNKQLNDKERVVAALENPNLRQLVDECLYSSEL
- the LOC124921348 gene encoding protein AE7-like 1 isoform X1 — protein: MTLGLINANPVVHAKKERIARNEDLHFDDSVDPLEIYDYVRDIRDPEHPYSLEQLSVLSEESVTVDEKLGRILITFTPTIQHCSMATVIGLCLRVKLMECFPPHFKLDIKVAPGSHADEESVNKQLNDKERVVAALENPNLRQLVDECLYSSEL